In Dioscorea cayenensis subsp. rotundata cultivar TDr96_F1 chromosome 11, TDr96_F1_v2_PseudoChromosome.rev07_lg8_w22 25.fasta, whole genome shotgun sequence, a single genomic region encodes these proteins:
- the LOC120271919 gene encoding F-box protein At4g35930, whose amino-acid sequence MAYKQKKIVKNARNRYLKPGALAQLRDSRTTTRSSAEIAKRKASLESKKAKMVLRRAELAIDISSPIASPIRSTFQSPPGLVDRIKADKLPASPKTPVLGLNSSHSRLESLPMDLLVKIMCHLHHDQLKAVFHVSQRIRKAVLHARQFYFNYTTPDRSRQELLRTKTPLPTEHWPFTSKANGRSIWAPSPRTPKAPRQGPRPSRHHHMDIKQIAAVLFPDSLPSRCAAVPPGLPRPVFKAMASNRVLFYEDELCHAVAQNKLC is encoded by the exons ATGGCTTACAAGCAGaagaaaattgtaaaaaatgCGAGAAACAGGTATCTCAAGCCTGGTGCACTTGCTCAACTTCGTGACAGCAGAACAACAACTAGATCCTCTGCTGAAATTGCCAAGAGAAAGGCTTCCCTTGAATCGAAGAAGGCAAAGATGGTTCTACGTCGTGCAGAACTTGCCATTGATATTAGTTCTCCAATTGCATCTCCAATCAGGAGCACTTTTCAGTCACCTCCAGGACTAGTTGATAGAATTAAGGCCGACAAATTGCCAGCAAGTCCTAAAACACCAGTACTTGGTCTGAATAGTTCTCACTCAAGGCTCGAGTCTCTTCCTATGGACCTACTA GTTAAAATCATGTGCCATTTGCACCATGACCAATTGAAGGCTGTATTCCATGTTTCTCAGAGAATTAGAAAGGCT GTTCTTCATGCAAGGCAATTCTATTTCAACTACACAACTCCAGATCGGTCTCGACAGGAGTTGCTTAGAACAAAAACACCACTCCCAACAGAGCATTGGCCATTCACAAG CAAGGCCAATGGGAGATCAATCTGGGCGCCTAGTCCTCGCACACCCAAAGCGCCAAGGCAGGGACCTCGCCCTTCTCGTCATCATCATATGGACATCAAGCAAATTGCAGCTGTTCTCTTCCCAGATTCATTACCTTCAAGATGTGCAGCAGTGCCACCAGGTTTACCAAGACCAGTCTTTAAGGCCATGGCTTCCAACAGAGTTCTGTTCTACGAGGATGAGTTATGCCATGCAGTTGCCCAGAATAAGCTCTGTTAG